In Solanum stenotomum isolate F172 chromosome 6, ASM1918654v1, whole genome shotgun sequence, one DNA window encodes the following:
- the LOC125866965 gene encoding uncharacterized protein LOC125866965: MNVLKLHYHSKFCSISGNLAPHSSFLAPHFIFLPTHKPKILPLVLNCSLDSFKPSNVKGSTVKTQIWSDKEEENSEEYEYLAPDGVVYKRTLRLVEGAMFAAVSGLAYLLSNSLAIENYFGCFFALPIVVSSMRWGVAAGRKTMVATVVLLFVLSGPVKALNYMLMHGLLGFTMGSLWRLRTSWGASILLCALARAVGALGYVILSSFLIGENILALITINIHASLSYILTSLGSPIVPSMNFIYTLFGTLLLINCAFFVSLLHLLYAIFLTKFGMKANLRLPRWLAIAI, encoded by the exons aTGAATGTCCTCAAACTTCATTACCATAGCAAATTCTGTTCAATTTCTGGGAATTTAGCACCCCATTCATCTTTTTTAGCACCCCATTTCATCTTTTTGCCTACCCACAAACCAAAAATTCTGCCTTTAGTTCTTAATTGTTCTCTTGACAGCTTTAAGCCAAGTAATGTGAAAGGTTCAACTGTAAAAACCCAAATTTGGAGTGATAAAGAAGAGGAAAATTCAGAGGAGTATGAGTACTTAGCTCCAGATGGGGTTGTTTATAAGAGGACTTTGAGACTAGTAGAGGGTGCTATGTTTGCTGCTGTTTCAGGATTGGCTTATCTCTTGAGCAATTCTCTTGCTATTGAG AATTACTTCGGCTGCTTCTTCGCATTGCCAATTGTTGTATCCTCGATGAGATGGGGTGTCGCAGCTGGCAGGAAAACCATG GTGGCAACTGTTGTACTCTTGTTTGTCTTGTCTGGTCCAGTGAAGGCATTAAATTATATG CTAATGCATGGTTTACTTGGCTTCACAATGGGTTCCTTATGGAG GTTGAGAACAAGTTGGGGCGCCTCAATCTTGTTGTGTGCTCTT GCTCGGGCTGTGGGTGCTCTCGGATATGTTATATTATCCTCATTTTTAATAGGAGAAAACATCCTTGCTCTG ATCACGATAAACATTCATGCTTCTCTCTCGTACATCCTCACATCCTTAGGCAGTCCGATAGTTCCATCTATGAATTTTATATACACCTTATTCGGGACTCTG CTTTTGATAAACTGTGCATTCTTCGTGTCCTTGCTGCATCTTCTCTATGCCATTTTTCTTACCAAATTTGGCATGAAAGCTAATTTGAGACTGCCAAGGTGGTTAGCCATAGCAATTTAA
- the LOC125866964 gene encoding uncharacterized protein LOC125866964 has protein sequence MKDRGKAAATEAINGENTKISDFNYSVSSDIPCMQHPNSSPIGICSSCLKDKLLNLIYSDQFFSDDTEINSPSVEFGSVGRISFLLENEKQSKTEQVILLRSSSNSVEIKKNRNGFWKIKRFFKKNSEISGPIEGVVSRSRSLCSFRGGGGGDDGSSDYRFSSAKISDVTGGLLFDDFKNHRKKCSDSPKTLPILKKNTIFKGSDTTFLKNPSNRTTMIDDDDDGDSGFIDLKLDLLSEPKFEHFSESGNLRGGSCRMNEYDRMMKKGKNGKGNRVWKWIFKKSKRDEINSNLIIKS, from the coding sequence ATGAAAGACAGAGGCAAAGCTGCAGCTACAGAAGCCATTAATGGCGAAAACaccaaaatttcagatttcaaTTACTCTGTTTCATCAGATATCCCCTGTATGCAACACCCAAATTCATCCCCAATTGGGATTTGCTCTTCTTGTCTCAAAGACAAATTACTCAATCTAATTTACTCCGATCAATTCTTCTCTGATGATACAGAAATAAATTCTCCTTCTGTTGAATTTGGAAGTGTTGGGAGGATTTCATTTTTGcttgaaaatgaaaaacagaGTAAAACAGAGCAAGTAATCTTGCTGAGGAGCAGCAGCAACAGTGTTGAAATCAAGAAGAATCGTAACGGGTTTTGGAAAATCAAgagatttttcaagaaaaatagtgaaatttcaGGTCCCATTGAAGGAGTtgtttcaagatcaagatcactCTGTAGCTTCagaggtggtggtggtggtgatgatGGAAGCAGTGATTACAGATTTTCAAGTGCAAAAATCTCTGATGTTACTGGTGGTTTATTATTTGATGATTTCAAGAATCACAGGAAAAaatgctcggactctccaaaaacgTTGCCGATCcttaaaaaaaacactatttttaAAGGATCCGATACAACATTTTTAAAGAATCCGAGCAACAGAACTACTatgattgatgatgatgatgatggtgaTTCAGGTTTTATAGATTTGAAACTTGATTTATTATCAGAGCCAAAATTTGAACATttttcagaatctggaaatttgagAGGTGGATCTTGTAGAATGAATGAATATGACAGAATGatgaaaaagggtaaaaatggaaaaggaaacAGAGTATGGAAATggattttcaagaaaagtaaaagagaTGAAATTAATAGTAATTTGATTATTAAGTCTTAG
- the LOC125866956 gene encoding uncharacterized protein LOC125866956 isoform X2, translating into MYVTRPLSYYQRNPDALSLPPEGPNSGYLVIQDEESETYCCFGLCKNYDIMDMPIPQNKKLTVRYESGSGENRSVSRNEVMFIPVLNKPLSSNQYYAIKHHGKRKGQAFTCSTEEDKQTCCFCTCIQDVKPKPLDPEEAYQQFEICLYDTGCNVKGNFFAKSLAPDGFPPYFLRRKGWHLSAKTPKNYELNDDALGLNPELRQQLPQFNFTSSCKSSEVVVVGKWYCPFAFIKDGTELKEQMKRSIFYEMTLEQRWEQFFTCQNDKLNEGNSVLVDVALDTEVVLIAGTNKATWDDRNVVEGVIWFKSYGKDGNEVSSLGLRREIVERMKWEQQRGGWQNQGRIKQVEENRENSNGWRRLSCYVLVERFVLRRMDRSLVMTYDFKHIDKVKSIWD; encoded by the exons ATGTATGTAACAAGGCCTCTTTCTTACTACCAAAGGAATCCAGATGCACTTTCATTACCTCCTGAAGGTCCAAATTCAGGTTACTTAGTGATTCAAGATGAGGAATCTGAAACATATTGTTGTTTTGGACTTTGCAAAAATTATGATATCATGGACATGCCTATCCCTCAGAACAAGAAACTGACTGTTCGATACGAATCAGGTTCTGGTGAGAACAGGAGTGTTAGCAGGAACGAAGTAATGTTCATTCCAGTTCTTAATAAGCCATTGTCTTCCAATCAGTATTATGCTATCAAGCATCATGGAAAGCGCAAAGG ACAAGCATTTACTTGTTCAACAGAGGAAGACAAGCAAACCTGCTGTTTCTGCACATGTATACAAGACGTTAAACCGAAGCCATTAGATCCAGAGGAGGCATATCAGCAGTTTGAGATATGTCTATATGATACAGGTTGCAATGTCAAAGGTAACTTTTTTGCCAAGTCTCTTGCTCCTGATGGTTTTCCACCATACTTTCTAAGGCGAAAAGGTTGGCATCTCAGTGCCAAAACTCCTAAAAATTATGAACTAAATGATGATGCTCTAGGCCTCAATCCTGAGTTGAGGCAACAACTTCCACAGTTTAATTTCACATCATCTTGTAAAAGTTCTGAAGTTGTTGTCGTGGGGAAATGGTATTGTCCTTTTGCGTTTATCAAAGATGGAACAGAACTTAAAGAACAGATGAAGAGATCTATTTTCTATGAAATGACACTTGAGCAGAGATGGGAGCAGTTTTTCACTTGTCAAAATGACAAACTTAATGAAGGGAATTCAGTACTTGTGGATGTTGCACTTGACACAGAAGTTGTCCTTATAGCCGGAACTAATAAAGCAACATGGGATGATAGAAACGTCGTGGAAGGAGTAATATGGTTTAAAAGCTATGGTAAAGATGGAAATGAAGTATCAAGTTTGGGATTGAGACGTGAAATAGTTGAAAGAATGAAGTGGGAACAACAGAGAG GTGGATGGCAAAATCAAGGGAGGATCAAACAAGTTGAAGAGAACAGAGAAAATAGTAACGGATGGAGAAGATTAAGTTGCTATGTTTTGGTTGAGAGGTTCGTGTTGAGACGAATGGATAGAAGTTTGGTGATGACTTATGATTTCAAGCACATTGACAAGGTTAAAAGTATATGGGACTAA
- the LOC125866956 gene encoding uncharacterized protein LOC125866956 isoform X3: MYVTRSLSYYKKNPDALSLPPDGPNSGYLVIKDSESETYCCFGLCKNYEIMDLPLPQNKKLTIRYEMSNGQSTSVNRNSVMFIPVLNKPLSSNQYYAIKTHGKNKGQAFTCSKEEDKKSLCFCRCVRDVKPKPLDPEDALQQFEICLYDICCKGRGSFYAKSLAPDGFPPYFLRRKGWHLSAENPKKIELNYDAIGLNDELRQQLPQFNFASSYKKSSEVVVGNWYCPFVFIKDGTELKKQMKRSMFYEMTLEQRWEQFFTCQNDKINEGNSVLVDVALDTQVVLIAGTDKATWDDRNVVEGVIWFKSYGKDGNEVASLGLRHEIVERMKWEQQRGGWQNQGRIKQVEENRENSNGWRRLSCYVLVERFVLRRMDRSLVMTYDFKHIDKVKSIWD; the protein is encoded by the exons ATGTATGTAACAAGGTCTCTTTCTTACTACAAAAAGAATCCAGATGCACTTTCATTACCTCCTGATGGTCCAAATTCAGGTTACTTGGTGATTAAAGATTCAGAATCTGAAACATATTGTTGTTTTGGACTTTGCAAAAACTATGAAATCATGGACTTGCCTCTCCCTCAGAACAAGAAGCTGACCATTCGATACGAAATGAGCAATGGTCAGAGCACGAGCGTTAACAGGAACAGTGTAATGTTCATTCCAGTTCTTAATAAGCCATTGTCTTCTAATCAGTATTATGCTATCAAGACTCATGGAAAGAACAAGgg ACAAGCATTCACTTGTTCAAAGGAGGAAGACAAGAAAAGCTTATGTTTCTGCAGATGTGTACGGGACGTTAAACCGAAGCCATTAGATCCAGAGGACGCACTTCAGCAGTTTGAGATATGTCTATATGATATATGTTGCAAAGGCAGAGGTAGTTTTTATGCTAAGTCTCTTGCACCTGATGGTTTTCCACCATACTTTCTAAGGCGAAAAGGTTGGCATCTCAGTGCTGAAAAtcctaaaaaaattgaactaaatTATGATGCTATAGGCCTTAATGATGAGTTGAGGCAACAACTTCCACAGTTCAATTTTGCATCATCTTATAAGAAGAGTTCTGAAGTTGTTGTGGGGAACTGGTATTGTCCTTTCGTGTTTATCAAAGATGGAACAGAACTTAAAAAACAGATGAAGAGATCGATGTTCTACGAAATGACACTTGAGCAGAGATGGGAGCAGTTTTTCACTTgtcaaaatgacaaaattaatgAAGGGAATTCAGTACTTGTTGATGTTGCACTTGACACACAAGTTGTCCTTATTGCCGGAACTGATAAAGCAACGTGGGATGATAGAAACGTCGTGGAAGGAGTAATATGGTTTAAAAGCTATGGTAAAGATGGAAATGAAGTAGCAAGTTTGGGATTGAGACATGAAATAGTTGAAAGAATGAAGTGGGAACAACAGAGAGGTGGATGGCAAAATCAAGGGAGGATCAAACAAGTTGAAGAGAACAGAGAAAATAGTAACGGATGGAGAAGATTAAGTTGCTATGTTTTGGTTGAGAGGTTCGTGTTGAGACGAATGGATAGAAGTTTGGTGATGACTTATGATTTCAAGCACATTGACAAGGTTAAAAGTATATGGGACTAA
- the LOC125866956 gene encoding uncharacterized protein LOC125866956 isoform X1 encodes MYVTRPLSYYQRNPDALSLPPEGPNSGYLVIQDEESETYCCFGLCKNYDIMDMPIPQNKKLTVRYESGSGENRSVSRNEVMFIPVLNKPLSSNQYYAIKHHGKRKGQAFTCSTEEDKQTCCFCTCIQDVKPKPLDPEEAYQQFEICLYDTGCNVKGNFFAKSLAPDGFPPYFLRRKGWHLSAKTPKNYELNDDALGLNPELRQQLPQFNFTSSCKSSEVVVVGKWYCPFAFIKDGTELKEQMKRSIFYEMTLEQRWEQFFTCQNDKLNEGNSVLVDVALDTEVVLIAGTNKATWDDRNVVEGVIWFKSYGKDGNEVSSLGLRREIVERMKWEQQRGGWQNQGRIKQVEENSENSSGWRRFSCYVLVERFVLRRMDRSLVMTYDFKHIDKVKSIWE; translated from the exons ATGTATGTAACAAGGCCTCTTTCTTACTACCAAAGGAATCCAGATGCACTTTCATTACCTCCTGAAGGTCCAAATTCAGGTTACTTAGTGATTCAAGATGAGGAATCTGAAACATATTGTTGTTTTGGACTTTGCAAAAATTATGATATCATGGACATGCCTATCCCTCAGAACAAGAAACTGACTGTTCGATACGAATCAGGTTCTGGTGAGAACAGGAGTGTTAGCAGGAACGAAGTAATGTTCATTCCAGTTCTTAATAAGCCATTGTCTTCCAATCAGTATTATGCTATCAAGCATCATGGAAAGCGCAAAGG ACAAGCATTTACTTGTTCAACAGAGGAAGACAAGCAAACCTGCTGTTTCTGCACATGTATACAAGACGTTAAACCGAAGCCATTAGATCCAGAGGAGGCATATCAGCAGTTTGAGATATGTCTATATGATACAGGTTGCAATGTCAAAGGTAACTTTTTTGCCAAGTCTCTTGCTCCTGATGGTTTTCCACCATACTTTCTAAGGCGAAAAGGTTGGCATCTCAGTGCCAAAACTCCTAAAAATTATGAACTAAATGATGATGCTCTAGGCCTCAATCCTGAGTTGAGGCAACAACTTCCACAGTTTAATTTCACATCATCTTGTAAAAGTTCTGAAGTTGTTGTCGTGGGGAAATGGTATTGTCCTTTTGCGTTTATCAAAGATGGAACAGAACTTAAAGAACAGATGAAGAGATCTATTTTCTATGAAATGACACTTGAGCAGAGATGGGAGCAGTTTTTCACTTGTCAAAATGACAAACTTAATGAAGGGAATTCAGTACTTGTGGATGTTGCACTTGACACAGAAGTTGTCCTTATAGCCGGAACTAATAAAGCAACATGGGATGATAGAAACGTCGTGGAAGGAGTAATATGGTTTAAAAGCTATGGTAAAGATGGAAATGAAGTATCAAGTTTGGGATTGAGACGTGAAATAGTTGAAAGAATGAAGTGGGAACAACAGAGAGGTGGATGGCAAAATCAAGGGAGGATCAAACAAGTTGAAGAAAACAGTGAAAATAGTAGCGGATGGAGAAGATTTAGTTGCTATGTTTTGGTTGAGAGGTTTGTGCTGAGAAGAATGGATAGAAGCTTGGTGATGACTTATGATTTCAAGCACATTGACAAGGTTAAAAGCATATGGGAGTAA
- the LOC125866956 gene encoding uncharacterized protein LOC125866956 isoform X4, with the protein MDMPIPQNKKLTVRYESGSGENRSVSRNEVMFIPVLNKPLSSNQYYAIKHHGKRKGQAFTCSTEEDKQTCCFCTCIQDVKPKPLDPEEAYQQFEICLYDTGCNVKGNFFAKSLAPDGFPPYFLRRKGWHLSAKTPKNYELNDDALGLNPELRQQLPQFNFTSSCKSSEVVVVGKWYCPFAFIKDGTELKEQMKRSIFYEMTLEQRWEQFFTCQNDKLNEGNSVLVDVALDTEVVLIAGTNKATWDDRNVVEGVIWFKSYGKDGNEVSSLGLRREIVERMKWEQQRGGWQNQGRIKQVEENSENSSGWRRFSCYVLVERFVLRRMDRSLVMTYDFKHIDKVKSIWE; encoded by the exons ATGGACATGCCTATCCCTCAGAACAAGAAACTGACTGTTCGATACGAATCAGGTTCTGGTGAGAACAGGAGTGTTAGCAGGAACGAAGTAATGTTCATTCCAGTTCTTAATAAGCCATTGTCTTCCAATCAGTATTATGCTATCAAGCATCATGGAAAGCGCAAAGG ACAAGCATTTACTTGTTCAACAGAGGAAGACAAGCAAACCTGCTGTTTCTGCACATGTATACAAGACGTTAAACCGAAGCCATTAGATCCAGAGGAGGCATATCAGCAGTTTGAGATATGTCTATATGATACAGGTTGCAATGTCAAAGGTAACTTTTTTGCCAAGTCTCTTGCTCCTGATGGTTTTCCACCATACTTTCTAAGGCGAAAAGGTTGGCATCTCAGTGCCAAAACTCCTAAAAATTATGAACTAAATGATGATGCTCTAGGCCTCAATCCTGAGTTGAGGCAACAACTTCCACAGTTTAATTTCACATCATCTTGTAAAAGTTCTGAAGTTGTTGTCGTGGGGAAATGGTATTGTCCTTTTGCGTTTATCAAAGATGGAACAGAACTTAAAGAACAGATGAAGAGATCTATTTTCTATGAAATGACACTTGAGCAGAGATGGGAGCAGTTTTTCACTTGTCAAAATGACAAACTTAATGAAGGGAATTCAGTACTTGTGGATGTTGCACTTGACACAGAAGTTGTCCTTATAGCCGGAACTAATAAAGCAACATGGGATGATAGAAACGTCGTGGAAGGAGTAATATGGTTTAAAAGCTATGGTAAAGATGGAAATGAAGTATCAAGTTTGGGATTGAGACGTGAAATAGTTGAAAGAATGAAGTGGGAACAACAGAGAGGTGGATGGCAAAATCAAGGGAGGATCAAACAAGTTGAAGAAAACAGTGAAAATAGTAGCGGATGGAGAAGATTTAGTTGCTATGTTTTGGTTGAGAGGTTTGTGCTGAGAAGAATGGATAGAAGCTTGGTGATGACTTATGATTTCAAGCACATTGACAAGGTTAAAAGCATATGGGAGTAA
- the LOC125866950 gene encoding protein SLOW WALKER 1, with protein sequence MAETQSIARTFPVKPKLKPTSANSSTPTPESKYWKSFKTPKEIQTPQTLVSSINSIVFSPTSPHDFAAAHSATVSIYSGKTLEPKTTISSAFRDTVTSASFRSDGRLIAAGDLSGAVQVLDLKTRVPLRRLRGHTRPVRVVRYPRVDKLHLFSGGDDAIVKYWDITTESKIYDLLGHKDYVRCGDASPVSDDMFVSGSYDHTVKVWDVRVMNSGSVMEFDHGKPVEDVIYLPSGGLVATAGGNSVKIWDILGGGKLLCTMESHNKTVTSICVGKIGKESGEEAQQYRILSVALDGYMKVFDYAKFKITHSMRFPNPLMSVGFSPDCSTRVIGASNGTLYIGRRKVKESESMELVDVGGFGQVEEPQRRVLRPSYYRYFLRGQSEKPSEWDYLIKKPKKIKVTEHDKLLKKFMHKEALLAALNGKNPANVVAVMEELVARKKLMRCVSNLETEELGLLLKFLQRYSTMPRFSRFLMGLTKKVVEMRAEDIKSSDELRGNIRNLKRDVEEEIRLQQTLLQIQGIVTPLLKIAGRR encoded by the coding sequence ATGGCTGAAACTCAATCGATAGCAAGAACTTTCCCAGTGAAGCCAAAGTTGAAACCCACTTCAGCAAATTCATCTACACCAACCCCTGAATCCAAGTACTGGAAATCCTTCAAAACCCCTAAAGAAATTCAAACCCCACAAACACTTGTTTCTTCAATCAACTCCATAGTCTTCTCTCCAACATCTCCTCACGATTTCGCCGCCGCCCATTCCGCCACCGTTTCCATTTACTCCGGCAAAACTCTTGAACCCAAAACAACCATCTCCTCTGCTTTCCGTGATACTGTCACTTCCGCTTCATTCCGATCCGATGGTCGTCTTATCGCTGCTGGTGACCTTTCCGGCGCCGTTCAAGTTCTCGACCTCAAGACCCGTGTCCCACTTCGTCGGCTTCGTGGCCATACCCGACCTGTTCGTGTTGTTCGTTACCCGCGGGTTGATAAGCTTCACCTTTTCTCCGGTGGGGATGATGCTATTGTTAAGTATTGGGATATTACTACTGAGTCAAAAATTTACGATCTTTTGGGGCATAAGGATTACGTGAGGTGTGGAGATGCTTCTCCTGTAAGTGATGATATGTTTGTTTCTGGGTCTTATGATCATACAGTGAAAGTTTGGGATGTTAGGGTGATGAATTCGGGTTCGGTGATGGAGTTTGACCATGGAAAGCCTGTTGAGGATGTGATTTACTTGCCATCTGGTGGGTTAGTTGCTACTGCTGGTGGAAATTCTGTGAAGATTTGGGATATACTCGGAGGTGGGAAATTGCTATGTACAATGGAGAGTCACAACAAGACTGTTACTTCGATTTGTGTTGGTAAAATTGGGAAGGAGAGTGGTGAGGAGGCGCAGCAATATCGGATTTTGAGTGTGGCTTTGGATGGATATATGAAGGTGTTTGATTATGCCAAGTTCAAAATTACTCATTCGATGAGGTTTCCGAATCCTCTAATGTCTGTTGGGTTCTCGCCTGATTGTTCTACAAGGGTGATTGGGGCATCAAATGGGACATTGTATATAGGCAGGAGAAAGGTGAAGGAAAGTGAAAGCATGGAACTTGTTGATGTTGGTGGCTTTGGTCAGGTAGAAGAACCTCAGAGGCGAGTGTTGAGGCCATCTTATTACAGATATTTTCTGCGGGGGCAAAGTGAGAAGCCCTCTGAATGGGATTACTTGATTAAGAAGCCGAAGAAGATAAAGGTGACGGAGCATGATAAGTTGTTGAAGAAGTTTATGCACAAGGAGGCTTTGTTAGCTGCTTTGAATGGGAAGAACCCAGCAAATGTGGTAGCTGTTATGGAGGAATTGGTTGCTCGGAAGAAGTTGATGAGATGTGTATCAAACTTGGAAACGGAAGAACTTGGTTTGCTTTTGAAGTTTCTGCAGAGATATTCAACCATGCCTAGATTTTCAAGGTTTTTGATGGGCCTGACAAAGAAAGTAGTTGAGATGCGAGCTGAAGATATCAAATCATCGGATGAACTGCGAGGTAACATTAGAAATCTTAAACGAGATGTGGAGGAGGAAATACGATTACAACAGACATTGCTACAGATACAGGGCATTGTGACTCCTCTGCTCAAGATTGCTGGAAGGAGATGA
- the LOC125866958 gene encoding F-box protein At3g07870-like codes for MDPRSSKLLKGDCKGRTISHVTMIMDLSSEIMSEILSRLPIKSIFCCKTVCKLWYNLLTSDPLFSNMYHKRTSSNFPSLLLSIGDYVQFLVELKPDDPSPLKSTTVLSPKFHLPSPNMRLIGSCNGFVCLLKGWMFDLDHSVYISNPLLGEYFKVKLPKQEKRTRVAYAFCFSEASRQYKVLRSAVRHQKVAELKVYTLGVDEKWRYVGEAPQPLSVSFSKANVNGVVHWMNSEKNDSIYSFNSWTEELKSLLAPRGLETPSYNLTLVELGNCLCLCSPNHSEYVDIWWMKEYGIAESWTKTRILKDTIQSNIRCDIFIPISTWKDGEILMQRYRGTQVVSYNPKEKKFTKVKVYLGHKSNSYIPSFYSLKTVIGESCQVSYTYPKIDIV; via the coding sequence ATGGACCCTCGAAGCTCTAAGCTTTTAAAGGGAGATTGCAAAGGAAGAACAATCTCTCATGTCACCATGATCATGGACCTTTCGAGTGAGATTATGTCGGAAATTCTTTCGAGATTACCAATCAAGTCCATTTTTTGTTGTAAGACGGTTTGTAAACTGTGGTATAATCTTTTAACTTCCGACCCATTATTTTCTAACATGTATCACAAAAGAACATCGTCTAATTTTCCCAGCCTTTTGCTTTCGATTGGTGACTATGTCCAGTTTCTTGTGGAACTCAAACCAGATGATCCTTCCCCCCTAAAGAGCACCACTGTGTTGAGCCCTAAGTTTCATCTTCCTTCACCCAACATGAGATTAATTGGTTCATGTAATgggtttgtttgtttgttgaaAGGTTGGATGTTTGACTTAGACCATTCGGTTTACATTAGCAATCCTCTTTTGGGTGAGTATTTCAAGGTTAAATTGCCTAAACAGGAGAAAAGAACTCGTGTTGCTTATGCATTCTGCTTTAGTGAAGCCTCTAGACAGTATAAAGTATTGAGATCAGCAGTTAGACATCAAAAAGTAGCAGAATTGAAGGTTTATACTCTTGGAGTTGATGAAAAATGGAGATATGTGGGCGAGGCTCCACAACCTCTATCCGTATCATTTAGTAAGGCTAACGTCAATGGTGTTGTTCATTGGATGAATTCGGAAAAAAATGACAGCATTTACTCCTTTAACAGTTGGACAGAAGAGTTGAAGTCCCTGTTAGCTCCGCGTGGTCTGGAAACTCCATCCTACAACTTGACGCTAGTAGAGTTGGGGAATTGTCTATGTTTGTGTAGTCCTAACCATAGTGAGTATGTTGATATATGGTGGATGAAAGAGTATGGAATAGCTGAATCTTGGACTAAAACTCGCATTTTGAAGGATACTATTCAATCAAATATCCGTTGTGATATATTTATACCAATCTCAACTTGGAAAGATGGAGAAATATTAATGCAAAGGTATCGTGGCACACAAGTAGTTTCTTACAAcccaaaagaaaagaagtttaCAAAGGTTAAAGTGTACCTTGGACATAAATCGAATAGCTACATCCCAAGTTTTTACTCACTCAAGACTGTCATTGGAGAAAGTTGTCAAGTCTCATACACTTATCCGAAGATTGACATAGTTTAg
- the LOC125866955 gene encoding F-box protein At3g07870-like produces the protein MDVQSSKLFKEDSEGSTISHVTRIMDLHIVIMVDIFSRLPIKSIFRCKIVCKLWYHILTSDPLFCKMYYKRSSYFPSILLSINHSVRLLVELKDDFSHPLNRTIVLSPRFHLPPTLYTQNLTLISSCNGFICLFNGSMNNVLEHSVYISNPLLGEYFEVKLPKWEKRTKRVAYAFCFSETSGQYKVLRSVVSKFEGRPHVSELEVYTLGVDEKWRNVGEVPEPLCGSFCKANVNGFVHWMNSEKNDSIYSLNSWTEEVKSLLAPRGLTTSSYGLTLVELGNCLCLCDTYHSEYVDIWWMKEYGIAESWTKDRIWKDTIQPDISCDRFIPISTWKDGEILMQRYRGTHVVSYNPKEKKFTKVKVYLGFAGTSYIPSFYSLKTVIGESLQVSYAYPKVEIV, from the coding sequence ATGGATGTTCAAAGCTCTAAGCTTTTCAAGGAAGATTCCGAAGGAAGTACAATCTCTCATGTCACGAGGATTATGGACCTTCATATAGTGATTATGGTTGACATTTTTTCACGGTTGCCAATCAAGTCAATTTTCCGTTGTAAGATTGTTTGTAAGCTCTGGTATCATATTTTAACTTCCGACCCTTTGTTTTGTAAAATGTATTACAAAAGATCATCTTATTTTCCCAGCATTTTGCTTTCAATAAATCACTCAGTCCGGTTACTTGTGGAACTCAAAGATGATTTTTCTCACCCCCTAAATAGAACCATTGTGTTGAGCCCTAGGTTTCACCTCCCCCCAACTTTATATACACAAAACTTGACATTAATTAGTTCATGTAATGGGTTCATTTGTTTGTTTAATGGTTCGATGAATAACGTATTAGAGCATTCGGTTTACATTAGCAATCCTCTTTTGGGTGAATATTTTGAGGTTAAATTACCCAAATGGGAGAAAAGAACTAAGCGTGTTGCTTATGCATTTTGCTTCAGTGAAACCTCTGGACAGTATAAAGTATTGAGATCAGTAGTTAGTAAGTTTGAGGGACGTCCACATGTATCAGAGTTGGAGGTTTATACTCTTGGAGTTGATGAGAAATGGAGAAATGTGGGTGAAGTGCCAGAACCTCTATGTGGATCATTTTGTAAAGCTAACGTCAATGGTTTTGTTCATTGGATGAATTCGGAAAAAAATGATAGCATTTACTCCTTGAACAGTTGGACAGAAGAGGTGAAGTCCCTATTAGCTCCGCGTGGTCTGACAACTTCATCCTACGGCTTAACACTAGTAGAGTTGGGGAATTGTCTATGTTTGTGTGATACTTATCATAGTGAGTATGTTGATATATGGTGGATGAAAGAGTATGGAATTGCTGAATCTTGGACTAAAGATCGCATTTGGAAGGATACTATTCAACCAGATATCAGTTGTGATAGATTTATACCAATCTCAACTTGGAAAGATGGAGAAATATTGATGCAAAGGTATCGTGGCACACATGTAGTTTCTTACaatccaaaagaaaagaagtttaCGAAGGTTAAAGTGTACCTTGGATTTGCAGGGACTAGCTACATCCCAAGTTTTTACTCACTCAAGACTGTCATTGGGGAAAGTTTACAAGTCTCATATGCTTATCCGAAGGTTGAGatagtttaa